One stretch of Lachnospiraceae bacterium oral taxon 096 DNA includes these proteins:
- a CDS encoding DUF4125 family protein, whose translation MDRDWLIKEIMEMEWEQFTHVKNIGKRAYCQDRKKTFLFSRRAYFWGYSEQILLSYRDDLIRAKTRGISLVANKYGYMMKKTNPSYFKNIQHQLIECTQEKENLVDCLMFFVQNWLRDIQDMEWQSRRKFYSKEDNQDQTSVETYFFGEYCSYSEKTLKKILIADLENYLCGKNRLKENLIALR comes from the coding sequence ATGGATAGAGATTGGCTGATAAAAGAAATTATGGAGATGGAATGGGAGCAATTTACCCATGTAAAAAACATTGGTAAACGAGCTTATTGCCAGGATCGAAAGAAAACATTTTTATTTTCTAGAAGGGCGTATTTTTGGGGCTATTCAGAGCAAATTTTATTATCTTACCGAGATGACCTGATTAGGGCAAAAACAAGAGGAATATCGTTAGTGGCCAATAAGTATGGATATATGATGAAAAAAACAAATCCATCCTATTTTAAAAATATTCAACATCAATTGATAGAGTGCACACAAGAAAAAGAGAATCTGGTCGATTGTTTGATGTTTTTTGTTCAAAATTGGTTGCGTGATATTCAGGATATGGAGTGGCAAAGCAGAAGAAAATTTTATTCAAAAGAGGATAACCAAGATCAAACTTCAGTAGAAACCTATTTCTTTGGAGAATATTGCTCCTACTCAGAGAAGACATTGAAAAAAATTTTAATTGCAGATTTGGAGAATTATTTGTGTGGCAAAAATCGCTTGAAGGAAAATTTAATAGCACTTAGATGA
- a CDS encoding DUF4037 domain-containing protein gives MESREILKRAHIFWREGREMEAAQYLKEAVNAAREEKDNGNLIAILNEYGGALRVIGHYAEAVEAFEEAKVYCEGERLKNKQPYAMTLMNLANTYREAKNRKKAREGFEEAKKICDDLGLRDYSYIGLLNNYALLLLEEEKAKEAEKIQLEAISLLEGMTGYDVPLAISYNNLYEIYQHLGDMKEAEKYLVKSEQMVREKLGIDHPLYAAVLNNRADFCMRKKNYIEAARNYLKAINIIEKKYGKESQPWRVIQKNLQILSQTMKKPENGLERARKLSERVIDFIRENHVEVYKNLSIGLVGKGSECYGYDDEFSRDHDSEDRCMIFLDDETYFHYGAKLAKCLKEKFREKIEIWRISTFYRLYTAYSEGPKTIEEYRKVEEEYLSAATNGEVFLDNRGDFTRIRNRLLEHYPRDLWLKRLAYHLNFLAQSGQYNYQRIFKRKDKVALQLTLNEFIQHYIQCIHLINRKYTPFYKWSAKSLEALPIMGRQSRVALEVLIESSVEQREKEMEKLCQFLVDYLHREGMTRSEESFLTVQADEIFEKIQDQAIREGDKWTK, from the coding sequence ATGGAAAGTAGAGAAATTTTAAAGAGGGCACATATCTTTTGGAGAGAAGGCAGGGAGATGGAGGCTGCACAATATTTGAAAGAAGCAGTCAATGCAGCCAGAGAAGAAAAAGATAATGGAAATTTAATTGCAATTTTAAATGAATATGGTGGAGCTTTGCGTGTTATTGGCCATTATGCAGAGGCCGTGGAGGCCTTTGAGGAAGCTAAAGTATATTGTGAGGGAGAAAGATTGAAAAATAAACAACCCTATGCGATGACATTGATGAATTTGGCGAATACTTATCGGGAAGCAAAAAATAGAAAAAAAGCTAGGGAGGGATTTGAAGAAGCCAAAAAGATTTGTGATGATTTGGGACTTCGAGATTACTCTTATATTGGGTTGTTAAATAATTACGCTCTACTTTTATTGGAAGAAGAAAAAGCGAAAGAAGCAGAAAAGATACAATTGGAAGCGATTTCTTTGTTGGAAGGAATGACAGGATATGATGTTCCATTGGCCATTAGCTACAATAATTTGTATGAGATTTATCAACATTTAGGTGATATGAAAGAAGCGGAAAAATATTTAGTTAAGTCAGAACAAATGGTTAGAGAAAAATTAGGAATAGATCATCCCTTATATGCTGCTGTATTAAATAATAGAGCAGATTTTTGTATGCGAAAGAAAAATTATATTGAGGCGGCTAGAAATTATTTAAAGGCGATAAACATTATTGAAAAGAAATATGGAAAAGAGAGTCAACCATGGAGAGTTATTCAAAAAAATCTTCAAATCCTCTCACAGACAATGAAAAAGCCAGAAAATGGATTGGAAAGAGCAAGGAAGCTTTCTGAACGAGTTATTGATTTTATTCGGGAAAATCATGTGGAAGTATATAAAAACTTAAGTATAGGTCTAGTGGGAAAAGGATCTGAATGTTATGGCTATGATGATGAATTTTCAAGAGACCATGACAGCGAAGACCGCTGCATGATTTTTTTGGATGATGAGACCTATTTTCATTATGGGGCAAAACTTGCGAAATGTTTAAAGGAAAAATTTCGAGAGAAAATAGAAATTTGGAGGATTTCAACATTTTATCGCCTTTATACAGCGTATTCCGAGGGGCCAAAAACGATAGAAGAGTATCGCAAAGTGGAAGAGGAGTATTTGAGTGCGGCGACAAATGGAGAAGTTTTTCTTGACAATCGAGGCGATTTTACAAGAATACGAAATCGCCTGCTTGAACATTATCCAAGGGATTTGTGGCTAAAGAGACTTGCGTATCACTTGAATTTTTTAGCACAATCGGGACAATATAATTATCAAAGAATTTTCAAGAGAAAAGATAAAGTAGCATTGCAATTGACACTAAACGAATTTATTCAGCACTATATTCAGTGTATTCATTTGATCAATCGAAAGTACACACCGTTTTATAAGTGGAGTGCAAAGAGTCTAGAAGCACTGCCGATCATGGGAAGACAGAGCAGAGTGGCCTTGGAAGTGTTGATAGAAAGCAGTGTTGAACAGAGAGAAAAAGAGATGGAAAAGCTGTGTCAATTTCTTGTGGATTATCTTCATCGGGAAGGAATGACAAGGAGTGAAGAGAGTTTTTTGACCGTGCAGGCAGATGAGATTTTTGAAAAGATTCAGGATCAAGCCATCAGAGAGGGGGATAAGTGGACAAAGTGA
- a CDS encoding BMC domain-containing protein, which produces MMYDALGMVETKGLVGSIEAADAMVKAANVTLIGKELIGGGLVTVLVRGDVGAVKAATDAGAAAASRVGELVSVHVIPRPHAEVEVILPKSAK; this is translated from the coding sequence ATGATGTATGATGCATTGGGAATGGTGGAAACAAAGGGATTGGTAGGGTCAATTGAGGCAGCGGATGCTATGGTAAAAGCAGCCAATGTAACATTGATTGGAAAGGAATTGATTGGTGGAGGTTTAGTTACTGTTCTTGTTCGTGGAGATGTCGGAGCGGTGAAGGCAGCAACAGATGCAGGGGCAGCAGCAGCCTCAAGAGTTGGCGAGTTGGTTTCTGTGCATGTTATTCCAAGACCACATGCAGAGGTTGAGGTAATTCTTCCAAAGTCTGCAAAGTAG
- a CDS encoding phosphate propanoyltransferase yields the protein MEYFDELNEVLRAAIEGLQVKPERISDQEIPVGISNRHIHLAKAELEKLFGAGYALTKMKDLSQKGQYAAKETITICGPKGVIEGIRILGPCRSKTQVELFRSDDYKLGIRSPLRMSGDVSQSAGLTLVGPKGSVQIGEGAIVAKRHIHMSPMDARNFQVNDGDVVSIEISGERGGVLHQVAIRVTDTSTLECHLDMEEANALGVTATTKVKIIR from the coding sequence ATGGAATATTTCGATGAGTTAAATGAAGTACTAAGAGCAGCGATTGAAGGTTTGCAAGTTAAGCCAGAAAGAATATCCGATCAGGAGATTCCTGTGGGAATTTCAAATCGACATATTCATTTGGCCAAGGCAGAATTAGAAAAATTGTTTGGTGCAGGATATGCCCTCACAAAGATGAAGGATTTATCACAAAAAGGTCAGTATGCGGCAAAAGAAACCATCACCATCTGTGGACCAAAGGGTGTGATTGAGGGGATAAGAATTCTTGGACCATGTAGAAGTAAGACGCAGGTAGAGTTGTTTCGCTCAGATGATTATAAATTAGGTATTCGCTCGCCGCTGAGGATGTCAGGCGATGTTAGTCAATCGGCAGGACTTACTTTGGTCGGACCAAAGGGAAGTGTTCAAATTGGAGAGGGAGCAATTGTAGCAAAGAGACATATTCATATGTCTCCAATGGATGCAAGAAATTTTCAAGTGAATGATGGTGATGTGGTCAGTATTGAGATTAGCGGAGAACGAGGTGGAGTGCTTCATCAGGTTGCCATTCGTGTGACGGACACTTCTACTTTGGAATGTCATCTGGATATGGAAGAGGCCAATGCACTTGGTGTGACAGCAACAACAAAGGTGAAAATCATAAGATAA
- a CDS encoding acetaldehyde dehydrogenase (acetylating), translated as MGTENFDYDLRSIQEARNFLRQGYSAYKEFASFSDEQVNKILKSMAEAGLKHAVELGRLAQEETGFGVAKDKAYKNYAASALLYEDIKDMKTVGIIRRDEKNKILEVADPVGLVMGIVPSTNPTSTIIFKSMIALKSRNAIIFSPHPAALECSLKTAKIMAEAAQEAGAPKGIISCITMPSLQTTNEMMKSKEVALIIATGGPGMVKAAYSAGKPAIGVGAGNSPAYIERSANVAKAVERIMASKTFDNGTICASEQSIICEEVNQDEVIQEFVKAGGYFMTDEECNRVCKLLFKDKMAMNAKYVGKDAKFIASAAKITVPSNTRVLIGRQYGVGKDNPLSYEKLTCVLGFYVVKDWKEACELSISLLQNGIGHTLSLHTNDDQIVEKFSVKPASRILVNTGGTQGGTGLSTGLLTSFTLGCGTMGGSSVSENVGPQHLINLKRVAYGIKDVTTLADDAKFQALFHEKSCCVNGCYYNGVAMSPNEIQMMFEESTKTNSSDDLLKGIDALSVEDLKNLILQIANS; from the coding sequence ATGGGAACAGAAAATTTTGATTATGATTTGAGGTCCATTCAGGAGGCAAGAAATTTCCTGAGACAGGGCTACAGTGCATATAAAGAGTTTGCAAGTTTTTCCGATGAACAAGTAAATAAGATTTTAAAGAGCATGGCTGAGGCTGGATTAAAGCATGCGGTAGAGCTTGGAAGACTTGCACAGGAAGAAACAGGTTTTGGTGTTGCAAAGGATAAGGCATATAAAAATTATGCGGCATCAGCACTACTTTATGAAGATATTAAGGACATGAAAACCGTGGGAATTATTCGTCGAGATGAGAAGAATAAAATCCTAGAAGTTGCTGATCCTGTTGGTTTAGTGATGGGAATTGTGCCATCAACCAATCCAACATCGACAATTATTTTTAAATCCATGATTGCACTAAAATCAAGGAATGCCATTATCTTTTCGCCACATCCAGCGGCATTGGAGTGTTCACTAAAGACAGCAAAAATTATGGCAGAGGCTGCACAGGAGGCGGGAGCTCCAAAAGGAATTATTAGTTGTATTACAATGCCATCCTTACAGACGACAAATGAAATGATGAAGTCAAAGGAAGTTGCCTTAATTATTGCCACAGGTGGCCCAGGAATGGTAAAGGCGGCATACAGTGCGGGCAAGCCGGCGATTGGCGTCGGTGCAGGAAATTCTCCAGCTTACATTGAAAGAAGTGCCAATGTGGCAAAAGCTGTGGAAAGAATTATGGCAAGTAAGACCTTTGACAATGGAACAATTTGTGCGTCGGAGCAATCTATTATTTGCGAAGAAGTAAATCAAGATGAAGTTATCCAAGAGTTTGTCAAAGCTGGTGGATACTTTATGACAGACGAAGAATGTAATAGAGTGTGCAAGTTGCTTTTTAAAGACAAGATGGCAATGAATGCCAAGTATGTTGGAAAAGATGCAAAATTTATTGCCTCAGCTGCAAAAATTACAGTGCCAAGTAATACAAGGGTGTTGATTGGAAGGCAATATGGTGTGGGGAAAGACAATCCGCTCTCTTACGAGAAGTTGACCTGTGTACTTGGTTTTTATGTAGTTAAGGACTGGAAGGAAGCTTGTGAGCTTAGCATTAGCTTGTTACAAAATGGTATCGGCCATACATTGAGCCTTCATACAAATGATGATCAAATTGTAGAAAAGTTTTCTGTAAAGCCAGCTTCGAGAATTTTAGTCAATACAGGTGGAACACAGGGAGGCACTGGGCTTTCAACAGGACTACTGACTTCCTTTACTCTGGGTTGTGGAACCATGGGTGGAAGTTCAGTTTCAGAGAATGTCGGACCACAGCATTTGATCAATTTAAAGAGAGTGGCCTATGGAATAAAGGATGTGACAACATTGGCAGATGATGCAAAATTTCAGGCACTATTTCATGAGAAGAGTTGTTGTGTGAATGGTTGCTATTACAATGGAGTTGCAATGAGTCCAAATGAAATTCAAATGATGTTTGAAGAGAGCACAAAGACGAATTCAAGTGATGATTTACTCAAGGGGATTGATGCATTGTCTGTGGAAGATTTAAAAAACTTGATCTTACAAATTGCAAATAGTTAA
- a CDS encoding BMC domain-containing protein: MNALGFIETSGLIAAIEAADTMVKTANVSLIRKEYVGKGLVTIIVEGDVGAVQSAVEAGVEAVHSLRGVVHSHNVIPSPSDELEIFICDETAEKDLKKEKEAEESKEELEDEVETDEAEEQLAFLVKTKDDVTALLESYTEEEGEKVLRSLTNKALKSLLQEFVLSQEQQAGIQKMNKTQLVDLIMSFYKKS; encoded by the coding sequence ATGAATGCATTGGGATTTATTGAGACCAGTGGATTGATTGCAGCAATTGAGGCAGCAGACACTATGGTAAAGACAGCAAATGTATCTCTGATAAGAAAGGAATATGTGGGAAAAGGACTGGTGACCATTATTGTGGAAGGAGATGTCGGAGCCGTACAGTCAGCAGTAGAAGCAGGAGTAGAGGCTGTGCATTCGCTAAGAGGAGTGGTTCATTCGCATAATGTTATCCCAAGTCCATCTGACGAATTGGAAATCTTTATTTGTGATGAAACAGCAGAGAAAGATTTAAAGAAAGAAAAAGAAGCTGAAGAATCTAAGGAAGAGCTTGAGGATGAAGTAGAGACAGATGAAGCTGAAGAACAGCTCGCTTTTCTAGTAAAGACAAAAGATGATGTGACAGCTCTTTTAGAAAGTTATACAGAAGAAGAAGGCGAAAAGGTATTGCGATCACTGACCAATAAAGCATTAAAGAGCTTATTGCAAGAATTTGTACTTTCTCAGGAACAACAGGCAGGAATACAAAAGATGAATAAGACTCAGCTTGTTGATTTGATTATGTCGTTCTACAAAAAGTCGTAG